The genomic window CATTGAGCTTGTCCCAGGAAAAACTCTTTTCGACCGAGAAGATGTACTTGTCCAGAGAACCACGGGGCATATACTCGTAGACTAGTGCCCTCCTCATTTCCTCGGAGCAGAAACCCACCAGACGCACCACATTGACGTGGTGGATCCTACCGATGGTGGAGACCTCGCTGATGAAATCTTCTCCGTCGCAGCTGGATTTACCGTCAAGCATCTTGATGGCCACAGGGACATCGCCTGGGAGTAGAACGCCCTTATACACGGAGCCGTAGCCCCCCTGACCCAGCTTGTCTCTGAAATGGCTTGTGACTGCAACAATATCTGTGTAGGCATACCTTGTCGGGCCGATCATTTGCTGCATCCGTAGGAACTTCTCGACCGCATCGATTGTGATCCTTGTTTTCCAGTATTTGTGGGCTAGGAAGACCAGTACCACCAGAGGAGCAAACACAAACCTGCGTAGAGCTGCACATATAGAACAAGTTTATATGGGGTCACCAAGAAACTACTAGTGTAGCTAGTATATGCAATTCTATCAATGTACCAGCAATCAACTTCAATATCAACATGGAGTATACTGTTGAGGACTGTAGTTTGCGAAGGTGTTCATTGGAAGGAAAAGTGTCTGCTCCAAATGCGCAATGTAAGATCTCAGAATCAACCGTAAAAATGGTCCATATCCAATCCCAGTTGCCAAGAGTACTAGCCATTGGTTTTCCTGGAACTGGGCTGCAGACAAGGGAGAAAATGTAGAAAGTCACACAGTGTACATATATAGATATATCCAAAACAGACGGTGTATAGATCCCAAACTCACACAATCTTATCCTTTAGGCAATCCTTGAAGCCCCCATACCTCCTTTTATATTTCAAAGGAAACCAAACAGGAAATCCTCTCCTCAGGGTTTCCACCAAAACACCATGGCTTGCATTACTATATTGCACGCTCTGATCACCCAAAGCAGCCACAGCCAAGTACCCGCAGTAAGGATTAAGATCTCCAACATAAAGAGAGTCAATCAACACATAGACAAAAGAAGACCTCGTTCTCAGGCAAGCTACCGGTATGTAGTCACTATTGTCCGTGACCGCCCGCGAACAATTCACAAAGTTAGCCCATGTAACAGAACGAGGGTACAATTCGACGAAGCCGTCGGACCCAGGGATGCCATATATATAAGGGCGCTGATCCCAGCGAGGAAGAGGGCAGCTGCCGCTCATGTCCAGGTTGGCGTCCACGACCCAGAAGTAAGAATGCTTGTAGTTGATATCCGTGACAAAGTACGTCCCTGTGTTGATCCGAATTGTAGCCTTGCTATCGGAGCAATCCAGCTCGTACGATGGCAAACCGCACAGACGCAGATCTCCTCGCAGGCGGAAAGGGTACTGGATGTCTTGGAGATGGCCGCAAGAGAAAGGATCACAGGCGTACCTGTCAGTAGTATCATATCGCCCCTGAACATCAACGGCAAGAATTGCAGCCATGAAATGCACCAGGAACCACCATGGAGGCATCAACGATAGTCAACTGTTTAGCTCTTCTTCTGGCTTCATTGTAGGCTTTCTCTTCTTGTGCTGGGCAACCCTCTCTCCATTAATACAAGATCCAGGAGCAGAAAATATGCACCCATAGTGTAGTGGCATGTCACTGTAAGGAGAGATGGGCGAAAACAAACACAAAGGGGTGCTGGAAATTATTTTAAAAGAGCCTGTAGAAAGACCTGGTATGATATGGTTAATGTCCACATCGCTGCTGCCATATGTTATCACAGAGAAGATGTGCAATATATGTACGATCCTTGTTGACTCCTTCTGTATCATCAGGCAGGGATGCCGGCATAAGCTGCTGCGATATGGCAAGGGATTAAGTAATACATGTCAGTGTCAGGTCTGTGCCCCACTCCTATTTGTTTTTTACAAACTTTATGCGAAGTTTGGTTTCTACTAATAAGAATGGGGGCGAAGTTACAATTCCTATTCTAAATATTTAGGGTGATACTAAAAATAAGAGGAAAGCAATGGGAAGGGATTACCGTGGCCGTGGCTATCTGCGACGGACCATCAGATTTGAGCATCATCATTCTCGGGCCGCCCGAAGTATCATTCAGAATACACAGGGCTACACAAGGGTACCAAAGCATCATGGTGCTGACTGCAGCTAGAGGAAAAATGGGTCACTTATTACATGGCAAACAGAACTATATGTGTTCTAAATAACGCTAGTCA from Triticum aestivum cultivar Chinese Spring chromosome 3B, IWGSC CS RefSeq v2.1, whole genome shotgun sequence includes these protein-coding regions:
- the LOC123071738 gene encoding rust resistance kinase Lr10-like, whose product is MPPWWFLVHFMAAILAVDVQGRYDTTDRYACDPFSCGHLQDIQYPFRLRGDLRLCGLPSYELDCSDSKATIRINTGTYFVTDINYKHSYFWVVDANLDMSGSCPLPRWDQRPYIYGIPGSDGFVELYPRSVTWANFVNCSRAVTDNSDYIPVACLRTRSSFVYVLIDSLYVGDLNPYCGYLAVAALGDQSVQYSNASHGVLVETLRRGFPVWFPLKYKRRYGGFKDCLKDKIVPVPGKPMASTLGNWDWIWTIFTVDSEILHCAFGADTFPSNEHLRKLQSSTVYSMLILKLIAALRRFVFAPLVVLVFLAHKYWKTRITIDAVEKFLRMQQMIGPTRYAYTDIVAVTSHFRDKLGQGGYGSVYKGVLLPGDVPVAIKMLDGKSSCDGEDFISEVSTIGRIHHVNVVRLVGFCSEEMRRALVYEYMPRGSLDKYIFSVEKSFSWDKLNEIALGIARGINYLHQGCDMQILHFDIKPHNILLDSNFVPKVADFGLAKLYPRDNNFVPLSALRGTIGYMAPEMVSRSFGVISSKSDVYSFGMLLLEMAGGRRNADPNAANSSQAFYPSWVYDRLTKHELGEISAEMHELERKLCLVGLCCIQMKSHDRPAMSEVIEMLEGGSDVLQVPSRPFFCDSGHTPLEDSYHFMSELTAISEEDG